Proteins from one Octopus bimaculoides isolate UCB-OBI-ISO-001 chromosome 19, ASM119413v2, whole genome shotgun sequence genomic window:
- the LOC106875405 gene encoding uncharacterized protein LOC106875405 yields the protein MSSPLFMYLVRLVPKRSHPILIPATPGAQCWIHCYSVRHNWYKNQLDVFHRDSLTHQPPGKKTHEKVISFLDLVKPKTSFCRHGLQSKLETLEVLGCSLDQVQECPEILQVSQAELMHRATRLQQHGHRKINVQMLKLVHSKASNAHLKRLQPVLNLLQGYNTITEYMMDILKCNEMEFREIISKIPLLKKLRNMPAFTEKVKYLQSFGVIAEHFIKYPNLLSYSLDTLKGRIEIMKVHQEGKDFPISSLASSEKQFKRFLNKYNTEQKVLDGSPNRYEYIAKLFNVSVSVAQKMSYLENRRLTTLKPRVDFLLSIGIPIEHLRSHTYILRHKTDTLKKAYAKAQEAGIEKVGLLHIIHIISCKNVPLRVPTPKSAVFLPKLIGIDTRTLQKKLYHIAPLVTTDRVTLTTNFEYLTSLGITKKDICNCPLILSHCPEYLKHTIESLRKRPELQDSLDLLSNPTAFVNLVQYLIEKEVNFRNIHQEVV from the exons ATGTCTTCGCCgctatttatgtatttagtgAGATTGGTGCCGAAACGCAGTCATCCAATACTCATTCCAGCGACTCCTGGTGCACAATGTTGGATCCATTGTTATTCAGTTCGGCATAACTGGTACAAGAATCAGCTGGATGTATTTCATAGGGACAGCCTGACACACCAGCCTCCTGGGAAGAAAACACATGAAAAG gttATTTCATTCCTTGATCTTGTGAAACCAAAAACTTCATTCTGCAGACATGGTTTACAAAGCAAACTGGAAACGCTTGAAGTCCTTGGTTGTTCTTTAGATCAAGTCCAAGAATGTCCTGAAATTCTACAGGTCTCACAAGCTGAGCTTATGCACAGAGCTACTCGATTGCAACAACATGGTCACCGAAAGATCAATGTGCAGATGTTAAAACTTGTTCACTCTAAAGCATCAAATGCTCATTTGAAGAGGTTACAACCAGTTTTGAATTTATTGCAAGGTTACAACACCATCACAGAGTACATGATGGATATTCTGAAATGCAATGAAATGGAATTCCGTGAAATTATTAGCAAAATTCCATTACTGAAGAAACTGCGAAACATGCCAGCATTTACAGAAAAGGTCAAATATCTTCAAAGCTTTGGTGTGATAGCTGAGCATTTCATTAAATATCCAAACCTGCTCTCTTACAGTCTTGATACCTTAAAGGGTCGCATTGAAATAATGAAAGTACACCAAGAGGGAAAAGATTTCCCAATTTCATCTCTTGCCAGCTCTGAAAAACAGTTTAAGAGATTCCTGAATAAATACAATACTGAACAGAAAGTTCTTGATGGAAGTCCAAATCGATATGAATATATTGCAAAACTGTTCAATGTATCTGTTTCTGTTGCTCAAAAAATGTCTTACTTAGAGAACAGGCGTCTTACTACACTGAAGCCAAGAGTTGACTTCCTCTTATCAATCGGGATTCCAATTGAGCATCTTCGAAGCCATACCTATATTCTACGCCACAAGACGGATACATTGAAGAAAGCCTATGCCAAGGCACAAGAAGCTGGTATTGAAAAAGTCGGTCTGTTACACATCATACACATCATTTCATGTAAAAATGTTCCCTTGAGAGTTCCTACTCCAAAATCAGCAGTCTTCCTGCCAAAATTAATTGGCATTGATACTAGAACTCTGCAGAAGAAACTTTACCATATTGCTCCTTTAGTAACTACAGACCGTGTAACACTAACTACCAATTTTGAGTACCTAACTAGTCTTGGTATTACCAAAAAAGACATATGTAATTGTCCACTAATTCTATCTCATTGTCCCGAATATCTTAAACATACAATTGAGTCTTTAAGGAAGAGACCAGAACTACAAGATTCATTAGACTTGTTATCAAATCCAACTGCATTTGTTAATTTAGTGCAATATTTGATTGAGAAAGAGGTAAACTTCCGTAATATACACCAGGAAGTGGTCTGA